The Drechmeria coniospora strain ARSEF 6962 chromosome 02, whole genome shotgun sequence genome has a segment encoding these proteins:
- a CDS encoding thioredoxin M-type yields MSVIDITSKAQFDSLIKDNPYVAVQAHAEWCGPCKAISPMFKKHAENFTLPSRYVFARFDTDEVRDLAQELGIRSIPAFYFFEKGEKAANLAGANPTALLKQVEEYAEKAKAAGDAVSALPSQPPPLLRLPSGL; encoded by the coding sequence ATGTCCGTCATCGACATCACCTCCAAGGCCCAGTTCGACTCCCTCATCAAGGACAACCCCTACGTCGCCGTCCAGGCCCACGCCGAGTGGTGCGGTCCCTGCAAGGCCATCTCGCCCATGTTCAAGAAGCACGCCGAGAACTTCACGCTGCCGAGCCGCTACGTCTTCGCCCGCTTCGACACCGACGAGGTCCGCGACCTGGCCCAGGAGCTCGGCATCCGCAGCATCCCCGCCTTCTACTTCTTCGAGAAGGGCGAAAAGGCGGCCAACCTCGCCGGCGCGAACCCGACGGCCCTCTTGAAGCAGGTGGAGGAGTACGCCGAAAAGGCaaaggccgccggcgatgccgtgAGTGCCCTACCCAGCCAGCCGCCTCCCCTCCTTCGTCTCCCGTCTGGGCTCTAA